A window from Rana temporaria chromosome 8, aRanTem1.1, whole genome shotgun sequence encodes these proteins:
- the LOC120909393 gene encoding gastrula zinc finger protein XlCGF57.1-like yields the protein MMEKDGSHMTERILNLTLEIIYLLTGEDYTVVKKSSGEHFTLNHHSRGISRKLRMNNKKIIEVTSNIIELLMKEDWNHVEGHKDLYKDIKKENHPTFTSTDGSSDSNPPERCPRPLYSWDSTQEHHAVPRQDQGENLVGIKVEIIEGEDLYLRGEQPCLEEDMPTFITPDGQYSQMAPEDVDTVQPTQGDNSGIPSLFHIVSGTGARPSEKIYPCSECGKCFTHMSNRIRHMKIHKGLKPFPCSECGKCFTRKTHLIGHQKVHTAKKAFCPQGVDTVQPSQGDKPAIPSSKRVAARTRARPNNDKIYPCSECGKGFTHMSNRIRHMKIHKGLKPFGCSECGKCFTRKSHLAGHQRIHTGEKPFSCSLCGKLFKHKSHLVIHHRTHTGEKPFACPDCGKCFGQQANLIGHQKIHTGGKT from the exons ATGATGGAGAAGGATGGAAGCCACATGACCGAGAGGAtattaaacctcaccctggagatcatctacctgctgactggagag GACTACACTGTAGTGAAGAAGTCATCTGGAGAACATTTCACTCTGAACCATCATTCCCGTGGCATAAGCAGGAAGTTAAGGATGAACAACAAAAAGATCATAGAAGTCACCAGCAACATCATTGAACTGCTGATGAAAGAG GACTGGAATCATGTAGAGGGGCACAAGGATTTGTACAAGGACATCAAGAAGGAGAATCATCCGACCTTCACATCAACGG ATGGTTCCAGTGACAgtaacccaccagagagatgtccccgtcctctgtattcctgggattccacacaggaacatCACGCCGTCCCTCGCCAAGATCAG GGTGAAAACCTGGTTGGTATCAAGGTGGAAATTATAGAGGGTGAAGATTTGTATTTGAGGGGCGAACagccatgtttggaggaggacATGCCAACATTTATTACCCCAG ATGGGCAATACAGCCAGATggccccagaagatgtggacacGGTGCAACCTACTCAAGGAGACAACTCTGGCATTCCAAGTTTGTTTCATATCGTTTCAGGCACAGGAGCAAGGCCAAGCGAGAAAATCTACCCGTGCTCCGAATGTGGCAAATGCTTCACCCACATGTCCAACCGAATCCGACACATGAAGATCCACAAGGGGCTGAAGCCTTTCCCCTGCtccgagtgcgggaagtgtttcaccCGCAAGACGCACCTCATCGGGCACCAGAAAGTTCACACGGCGAAGAAAGCCTTCTGTCCACAGGGCGTGGACACCGTGCAACCTTCTCAAGGAGACAAACCTGCGATCCCGAGTTCAAAACGCGTCGCCGCGCGCACGCGGGCGAGGCCGAACAACGACAAAATCTACCCGTGCTCCGAATGCGGCAAAGGCTTCACCCACATGTCCAACCGGATCCGGCACATGAAGATCCACAAGGGGCTGAAGCCTTTCGGCTGCTCCGAGTGCGGGAAGTGCTTCACCCGCAAGTCGCACCTCGCCggccaccagagaattcacacgggggagaagcccttCTCCTGCTCGCTGTGCGGGAAGCTCTTCAAGCACAAGTCGCACCTGGTCATACACCACCGAacccacacgggggagaaaccttTCGCCTGCCCGGACTGCGGCAAGTGTTTCGGGCAGCAAGCCAACCTTATCGGGCATCAGAAAATTCACACCGGCGGGAAGACCTGA